Proteins from a genomic interval of Streptomyces fodineus:
- a CDS encoding M56 family metallopeptidase, which produces MMVPVTLLLLGALTAVVAPQLFARADWPDREPVLALWVWQCVVAAVLLCCLLSMTLSASAAWQAVRGQLFARAPRAVVDAYALGTAGPWAAPTAVLLASGGLWSLAMLVREVVRARTPRRTRRAELLVRAPLLPGEEPSHGRLVVLEGERPDAWWLPGTAPRLVITTAALRRLKGRQLDALLAHEQGHAQARHDWLLHCSAALAGGFPQVPVFAAFRAEMHRLVELAADDMASRRFGRLTTALALVELNEERGVFGPCPTPQAHVPQRVHRLLTPPDRLPALRRLRLTAVAALVPVIPVLVALIPGLRALG; this is translated from the coding sequence ATGATGGTCCCCGTGACCCTGCTGCTGCTCGGTGCCCTGACCGCCGTCGTCGCCCCGCAGCTGTTCGCCCGGGCCGACTGGCCGGACCGCGAACCGGTCCTCGCCCTGTGGGTGTGGCAGTGCGTCGTGGCGGCCGTCCTGCTGTGCTGCCTGCTGTCGATGACGCTCAGCGCGTCGGCGGCCTGGCAGGCGGTGCGCGGCCAGCTGTTCGCCCGGGCTCCGCGCGCGGTGGTGGACGCCTACGCGCTCGGCACGGCCGGCCCGTGGGCGGCGCCCACCGCCGTACTGCTGGCCTCCGGCGGCCTGTGGAGTCTGGCGATGCTGGTGCGCGAGGTCGTACGGGCCCGAACCCCGCGGCGTACGCGGCGGGCCGAACTCCTCGTGCGCGCCCCGCTGTTGCCGGGCGAGGAGCCCTCGCACGGCCGGCTGGTGGTGCTGGAGGGCGAGCGTCCCGACGCCTGGTGGCTACCCGGTACGGCACCCAGGCTGGTCATCACGACGGCCGCGCTGCGCCGCCTGAAAGGGCGTCAGCTCGACGCACTCCTCGCCCACGAACAGGGCCACGCGCAGGCCCGGCACGACTGGCTGCTGCACTGCTCGGCGGCGCTGGCGGGCGGGTTCCCGCAGGTGCCGGTGTTCGCCGCGTTCCGTGCCGAGATGCACCGGCTGGTCGAGCTGGCCGCCGACGACATGGCCTCGCGGCGCTTCGGCCGGCTGACGACCGCACTGGCGCTGGTCGAACTCAACGAGGAGCGGGGCGTGTTCGGTCCCTGCCCCACCCCGCAGGCCCATGTGCCGCAGCGGGTGCACCGGCTGCTGACTCCCCCGGACCGGCTCCCCGCACTGCGCCGGCTGCGCCTGACGGCGGTGGCCGCGCTGGTCCCGGTGATCCCGGTGCTGGTGGCCTTGATTCCCGGGTTGCGGGCGCTCGGCTGA
- a CDS encoding DUF5134 domain-containing protein encodes MHGPVPAAWLLVALCATTGAYCLLRMRSDVEEQRRAAGGEAVMGFGMAVMAVPAAAFSPPSWGWPVYAAVFGAAALRALWAARAAPRHLHHLVGAAAMVYMSVVMAAAPPGAHHGHGGAGVPLLTGALLLYFVGYVLLAGARLVPAAVAGAGGGSTRWGDRPELSRACRLSMGIGMVTMLLTM; translated from the coding sequence GTGCACGGACCGGTGCCGGCCGCGTGGCTGCTGGTCGCCCTGTGCGCGACGACCGGCGCCTACTGTCTGCTGCGGATGCGCAGCGACGTCGAGGAGCAGCGCCGGGCCGCGGGCGGCGAGGCCGTGATGGGCTTCGGGATGGCCGTGATGGCCGTACCGGCGGCGGCGTTCTCGCCGCCGAGCTGGGGCTGGCCGGTGTACGCGGCCGTGTTCGGCGCGGCGGCACTGCGCGCGCTGTGGGCCGCGCGAGCCGCCCCGCGTCATCTGCACCACCTGGTGGGCGCGGCCGCGATGGTCTACATGTCGGTGGTGATGGCGGCGGCCCCGCCCGGCGCGCACCACGGGCACGGCGGCGCCGGGGTGCCGTTGCTGACCGGCGCACTCCTGCTGTACTTCGTGGGTTACGTGCTGCTCGCCGGTGCCCGTCTGGTGCCCGCCGCGGTGGCCGGGGCCGGCGGCGGCTCCACCCGCTGGGGCGACCGGCCGGAACTGTCGCGAGCCTGCCGGCTGTCGATGGGGATCGGCATGGTGACGATGCTGCTGACCATGTGA
- a CDS encoding FUSC family protein, translating into MSSATRHRLPLAGVLRPGRPSDIWFKPALSVVAAVAPPNLLLLALGRLDLAMYTMAGSLCALYGHNRPYAARARVLARVVLGMVGGLALALLTASLTGDAVVLVTVGAVMAAVQKTVCDATRLGPPANVVLTFISSAALFTPQTLGQVPEHVGLALVAGAWAWLVGMAPGLLRPYGPERRATAQALNAAAGYADTHGTADGHARARATAAAAIHAARQSLLAAGARPDRTRRALERLLARAEVALAAPADTDPERLRTWARELRGTGLLPHVASPCESAVELLGQDVEPALPRRSLRHRLALLAPIAARTAIGCALAGYASLALGAGRPYWALVTAASLYQANVTLTWSRGIQRVVGNVVGVLVFAAVVPLAHLHPAALVLCCLALNFGAEALIARNYWLGTVCVTPMALLITEFARAQNPAELITERVADTFVGALAGFVAAVAVTNRRAGDRLEHALTTAERARENAARLLAEPHPAPRALESARRALAAALVDLRSTADAASGEWWQRALPEERVVRAEQSGHRTLAAAVRHQGFVPQTNDQDRAPEQDNDLDRSHQVQAPGRTTEGIRP; encoded by the coding sequence ATGAGCAGTGCGACCCGCCACCGACTTCCCCTCGCCGGAGTGCTCCGCCCCGGGCGGCCCTCGGACATCTGGTTCAAGCCCGCGCTGAGCGTCGTCGCCGCGGTCGCCCCGCCCAACCTGCTCCTGCTGGCGCTCGGCCGCCTCGACCTGGCGATGTACACGATGGCCGGATCGCTGTGCGCGCTCTACGGTCACAACCGGCCCTACGCCGCCCGCGCCCGTGTCCTGGCCCGGGTGGTGCTCGGCATGGTCGGCGGCCTCGCCCTCGCCCTGCTCACCGCGTCGCTCACGGGCGACGCCGTCGTCCTCGTCACCGTCGGCGCCGTCATGGCCGCCGTCCAGAAGACCGTGTGCGACGCCACCCGGCTGGGACCGCCCGCGAACGTGGTCCTGACCTTCATCAGCTCCGCAGCGCTGTTCACGCCGCAAACCCTCGGCCAGGTGCCGGAACACGTCGGTCTTGCTCTGGTGGCCGGCGCCTGGGCCTGGCTGGTCGGCATGGCGCCGGGCCTGCTACGCCCGTACGGTCCCGAGCGCCGCGCCACCGCCCAGGCCCTGAACGCCGCCGCCGGATACGCCGACACCCACGGCACCGCCGACGGCCACGCCCGGGCCCGTGCCACGGCCGCCGCCGCGATCCACGCCGCCCGGCAGTCCCTGCTCGCCGCCGGCGCCCGCCCCGACCGCACCCGGCGCGCCTTGGAACGGCTCCTGGCCCGCGCCGAGGTCGCCCTCGCCGCCCCCGCCGACACCGACCCCGAACGGCTGCGCACCTGGGCCCGCGAGCTGCGCGGTACCGGCCTGCTCCCGCACGTCGCCTCCCCGTGCGAGTCCGCCGTCGAACTCCTCGGCCAGGACGTCGAACCCGCCCTCCCGCGAAGGTCGTTGCGGCACCGCCTGGCCCTCCTCGCCCCGATCGCCGCGCGCACCGCGATCGGCTGCGCCCTCGCCGGGTACGCCTCTCTCGCGCTCGGGGCCGGCCGCCCCTACTGGGCGCTGGTCACCGCGGCCTCCCTCTACCAGGCCAACGTCACCCTCACCTGGAGCCGAGGCATCCAGCGTGTCGTCGGCAACGTCGTCGGCGTCCTCGTGTTCGCCGCCGTCGTCCCGCTCGCTCATCTCCACCCGGCCGCGCTGGTGCTGTGCTGCCTCGCGCTCAACTTCGGCGCCGAGGCGCTCATCGCGCGCAACTACTGGCTCGGCACCGTCTGTGTGACCCCGATGGCCCTGCTCATCACCGAGTTCGCCCGCGCACAGAACCCCGCCGAACTGATCACCGAGCGGGTCGCGGACACCTTCGTCGGCGCGCTGGCCGGCTTCGTCGCGGCCGTCGCCGTCACCAACCGGCGCGCGGGCGACCGTCTCGAACACGCGCTGACCACGGCGGAACGCGCCCGCGAGAACGCCGCCCGGCTGCTCGCCGAGCCGCACCCGGCCCCGCGCGCCCTGGAGTCGGCCCGCCGGGCGCTCGCCGCCGCCCTCGTCGACCTGCGCTCCACGGCCGACGCGGCCTCCGGCGAGTGGTGGCAGCGCGCCCTGCCCGAGGAGCGGGTCGTGCGGGCCGAGCAGTCCGGACACCGTACGCTCGCGGCGGCGGTGCGACACCAGGGGTTCGTACCGCAGACCAATGACCAGGACCGCGCCCCGGAGCAGGACAATGATCTGGACCGGAGCCACCAGGTCCAGGCCCCGGGCAGGACGACGGAGGGCATACGGCCATGA
- a CDS encoding MarR family winged helix-turn-helix transcriptional regulator — protein sequence MTATNGGRAPVDDAADKGRAGEPGGRRPGDGDAGTPAPGTGPGPGVDTGTAARQDTVAVVVRQWRAVHPELDTGPMEVIGRINRCAALLQQAEDAPLRRAGLSRPEFDLLGALRRTGHELTPGDLVRETFSSGAAVTKRLKQLTERGLVERRGDARDRRVAHVRLTDAGRALVDGILPEQLAYESAVLSDLAPKRQDELADVLGELLSRLEGHMGALRA from the coding sequence ATGACGGCGACGAACGGCGGACGGGCGCCGGTGGACGACGCGGCCGACAAGGGACGGGCGGGCGAGCCCGGCGGCAGACGGCCGGGGGACGGCGACGCCGGCACACCCGCACCCGGGACCGGGCCCGGGCCCGGTGTGGACACCGGCACCGCCGCGCGCCAGGACACCGTCGCCGTCGTGGTCCGGCAGTGGCGGGCCGTTCATCCCGAGCTGGACACCGGGCCCATGGAGGTGATCGGCCGGATCAACCGCTGCGCCGCCCTCCTCCAGCAGGCCGAGGACGCCCCGCTGCGCCGGGCCGGGCTCAGCCGGCCCGAGTTCGACCTGCTGGGCGCGCTGCGCCGGACCGGCCATGAGCTGACCCCGGGCGACCTGGTCCGGGAGACCTTCTCCTCCGGGGCCGCCGTCACCAAACGGCTCAAGCAGCTGACCGAACGAGGCCTGGTCGAACGGCGCGGCGACGCCCGCGACCGCCGCGTCGCCCACGTCCGCCTCACCGACGCCGGCCGCGCCCTGGTGGACGGCATCCTCCCAGAACAACTGGCCTACGAATCAGCCGTGTTGTCGGACCTGGCCCCGAAGCGTCAGGATGAACTCGCGGACGTCCTGGGCGAGTTGCTGAGCCGACTGGAAGGCCACATGGGCGCGCTACGGGCCTAG
- a CDS encoding alpha/beta fold hydrolase: MPGRGYDLNRLADDLANLLARLDLHDVVLVGHSMGAAEAVRCLTRRGDERVRGVVLSAPTTPFLLRTDDNPEGPVSAAAAEAARTLMRRDVGAFVAATSGAEWFGPGYEVSDGLSDWTSRQFFDTPLQVLLSTNRTCVNADLRAELTALTVPALVIQGDADRSAPIEQTGRRTHALLPDARLVVIDGTGHGLYMSDPDRYNREVLAFAHTLPH, encoded by the coding sequence GTGCCCGGACGGGGCTACGACCTCAACCGTCTCGCCGACGACCTGGCCAACCTGCTCGCCCGCCTGGACCTGCACGACGTCGTACTGGTCGGACACTCCATGGGCGCGGCCGAGGCGGTCCGCTGCTTGACCCGCCGGGGAGACGAGCGCGTCCGGGGAGTCGTCCTGAGCGCGCCCACCACACCGTTCCTGCTCCGCACGGACGACAACCCGGAGGGCCCCGTCTCGGCGGCAGCGGCCGAGGCCGCCCGCACGCTCATGCGTCGCGATGTCGGGGCCTTCGTCGCGGCCACCTCGGGCGCCGAGTGGTTCGGGCCCGGCTACGAGGTATCGGACGGACTGAGCGACTGGACCAGCCGCCAGTTCTTCGACACCCCTCTTCAGGTCCTGCTGTCGACGAACAGGACATGCGTCAACGCGGACCTGCGCGCGGAACTCACCGCGCTCACGGTGCCCGCCCTGGTCATCCAGGGGGATGCCGACCGCTCGGCCCCGATCGAGCAGACCGGGCGCAGGACCCATGCGCTGCTTCCCGACGCGAGGCTCGTCGTGATCGACGGCACCGGACACGGCCTCTACATGAGCGATCCGGACCGCTACAACAGGGAGGTACTCGCCTTCGCGCACACCCTGCCCCACTAG
- a CDS encoding VOC family protein: MKFDKPVTGGPCWTELGTSDLEGAKRFYTELFGWRPETDPRAEAGGYTVAHLGDAAVAALTPLYQESQPVAWNVSFAVTDADAAVRRVEEAGGTVVLGPMDVFDVGRFAVALDPTGAAFQLWQARSFPGAGLFNAPGTLGWVELATRDTDRARDFYTTVFGWSVNASDWYTQWGIDGDDFGGMADMGDRYPPEVPPHWLPYFAVADVDATAEVAAGAGGAVVLAPVSVPDGPRIAILRDPQGAEFGVHLAGEEG; this comes from the coding sequence ATGAAGTTCGACAAGCCGGTGACCGGCGGACCGTGCTGGACCGAGCTCGGGACCAGCGACCTGGAGGGGGCCAAGCGGTTCTACACCGAGTTGTTCGGCTGGCGTCCGGAGACCGATCCACGCGCCGAGGCGGGCGGGTACACGGTGGCGCACCTGGGGGACGCGGCCGTCGCCGCGCTCACCCCGCTGTACCAGGAGTCCCAGCCGGTGGCGTGGAACGTCTCCTTCGCGGTGACGGACGCGGACGCGGCGGTACGGCGCGTGGAGGAGGCCGGCGGCACGGTGGTCCTCGGTCCGATGGACGTGTTCGACGTGGGCCGGTTCGCGGTGGCCCTCGATCCGACGGGCGCGGCGTTCCAGCTGTGGCAGGCGCGGTCCTTCCCGGGCGCCGGTCTGTTCAACGCGCCCGGCACGCTGGGCTGGGTCGAGCTGGCGACCCGGGACACCGACCGGGCCCGGGACTTCTACACCACGGTGTTCGGCTGGAGCGTCAACGCCTCCGACTGGTACACGCAGTGGGGCATCGACGGCGACGACTTCGGCGGCATGGCCGACATGGGCGACCGGTACCCGCCCGAGGTGCCGCCGCACTGGCTGCCGTACTTCGCGGTGGCCGACGTGGACGCGACGGCCGAGGTCGCGGCAGGGGCGGGCGGTGCCGTCGTGCTGGCACCCGTGTCGGTGCCGGACGGCCCGCGCATCGCGATTCTGCGGGATCCGCAGGGCGCGGAGTTCGGAGTGCACCTGGCCGGCGAGGAGGGCTGA
- a CDS encoding class I SAM-dependent methyltransferase produces the protein MDTEDTAAPSLAEEIAEYYGRDKEDARLRAGAGRLEFWRTQDVLRRLLPPAAARILDVGGGSGVHAQWLAADGHDVELLDPVPLHVERAARLPGVRARQGDARALDTPDASVDVVLLLGPLYHLPERPDRVRALAEAHRVVRPGGLVVAATINRFAPLHDNLSTGLYFDAEHRPQIEAAVGDGRMRPTGGPKSLFTTAYFHDPADVPAEFADAGLTPHAQYGLEGAAWLMGGIASWLEDPRRRALVLAAMRQTESVPSLLGISGHVLTAGTRPEDGPGR, from the coding sequence ATGGACACCGAGGACACCGCGGCACCGTCGCTGGCCGAGGAGATCGCCGAGTACTACGGCCGCGACAAGGAGGACGCCCGGCTGCGCGCCGGCGCCGGACGGCTGGAGTTCTGGCGCACCCAGGACGTCCTGCGCAGGCTCCTGCCGCCCGCTGCGGCCCGGATCCTCGACGTGGGCGGCGGCAGCGGCGTCCACGCGCAGTGGCTCGCCGCCGACGGCCATGACGTGGAGCTCCTCGACCCGGTACCCCTGCACGTCGAGCGGGCGGCCCGGCTGCCCGGCGTGCGGGCCCGCCAGGGCGACGCGCGCGCCCTGGACACGCCGGACGCGTCCGTGGACGTGGTGCTGCTCCTCGGCCCGCTCTACCACCTGCCCGAGCGCCCGGACCGGGTACGGGCCCTCGCCGAGGCACACCGGGTCGTACGGCCCGGCGGGCTCGTGGTCGCCGCGACGATCAACCGGTTCGCGCCGCTGCACGACAACCTGAGCACCGGGCTCTACTTCGACGCCGAGCACCGGCCGCAGATCGAGGCCGCCGTCGGCGACGGCCGGATGCGCCCGACAGGGGGGCCGAAGTCCCTGTTCACCACGGCCTACTTCCACGATCCCGCCGACGTCCCGGCCGAGTTCGCGGACGCCGGTCTGACGCCGCACGCGCAGTACGGCCTCGAGGGCGCGGCCTGGCTGATGGGCGGCATCGCCTCCTGGCTGGAGGATCCGCGGCGCCGGGCGCTGGTCCTGGCGGCGATGCGGCAGACCGAGTCCGTGCCCTCGCTGCTCGGCATCAGCGGCCATGTGCTGACCGCGGGGACGAGGCCCGAGGACGGGCCCGGACGCTAG
- a CDS encoding VOC family protein, producing MVHVLSSRTLLTPTDPERSRSFYGEQLGLAVYREFGTGPERGTVYFLGGGFLELSGRSETPPSPAVRLWLQVDDVTAAHEELGAKGVDIVRPPVKEPWGLVEMWISDPDGIRIALVEVPKDHPMRYRPGV from the coding sequence ATGGTGCACGTACTCAGCAGCCGGACGCTGCTCACCCCCACCGACCCCGAGCGCTCCCGGTCCTTCTACGGCGAGCAGCTGGGACTGGCCGTCTACCGTGAGTTCGGTACGGGGCCCGAGCGCGGGACGGTCTACTTCCTCGGCGGCGGCTTCCTGGAGCTCTCCGGGAGGTCCGAGACCCCGCCGTCGCCCGCGGTCCGGCTGTGGCTGCAGGTCGACGACGTGACGGCCGCGCACGAGGAGCTGGGGGCGAAGGGCGTCGACATCGTCCGGCCGCCGGTCAAGGAGCCGTGGGGCCTGGTCGAGATGTGGATCAGCGACCCGGACGGCATCCGCATCGCGCTGGTGGAGGTGCCCAAGGACCATCCGATGCGTTACCGGCCGGGTGTCTAG
- a CDS encoding GNAT family N-acetyltransferase: METRATRPTFRDATDRDVDALVALIESAYRGDASRVGWTTEADILQGRRTDPEGVLEVIRSPGSRMLTVEQDGRIVACCQLEHRGEHAYFGMFAVSPTLQGAGLGKTVMAEAERQVREAWGVTEMHMTVISVRDDLIAWYERRGYRRTGRMSPFPYGEERFGIPQRDDLQFELLVKKLV, from the coding sequence ATGGAAACCCGCGCCACCCGGCCCACGTTCCGCGATGCCACCGACAGGGACGTCGACGCGCTGGTCGCGTTGATCGAGTCGGCCTACCGCGGGGACGCCAGCCGGGTCGGCTGGACCACCGAGGCGGACATCCTTCAGGGGCGCAGGACGGATCCCGAGGGCGTGCTGGAGGTGATCAGGTCGCCCGGCAGCAGGATGCTGACCGTGGAGCAGGACGGCCGGATCGTCGCCTGCTGCCAGCTCGAACACCGCGGTGAACACGCCTACTTCGGCATGTTCGCGGTCAGCCCCACGCTGCAGGGCGCGGGCCTCGGCAAGACGGTCATGGCGGAGGCCGAGCGTCAGGTCCGCGAGGCCTGGGGCGTCACCGAGATGCACATGACCGTGATCTCCGTACGGGACGACCTCATCGCCTGGTACGAGCGCCGCGGCTACCGCCGTACGGGAAGGATGTCGCCCTTCCCGTACGGCGAGGAGCGCTTCGGCATCCCGCAGCGCGACGACCTTCAGTTCGAGCTGCTGGTCAAGAAGCTCGTGTGA
- a CDS encoding glycerophosphodiester phosphodiesterase gives MNFLTIGHRGAMGVEPENTLRSFVAAQDAGLDLIELDLHLSKDGALVVMHDAEVDRTTDGTGPIAEKTLAELRALDAGRGERVPVFEEVLDAVRTPLQAEIKDVAAARALAAVIDERDLVGRVEVSSFHEEAVAEIARLVPGVRTALIGDRYGTDIVERAVAVGAATVSLNIRRLTLEVVEHARASGLRIFAWVVNTPEHLRLVRALELDGATTDFPQIKRTGRFTA, from the coding sequence TTGAACTTTCTTACCATCGGTCACCGCGGGGCCATGGGTGTCGAGCCCGAGAACACCCTTCGTTCCTTCGTCGCCGCGCAGGACGCAGGCCTCGACCTGATCGAACTCGATCTGCACCTGAGCAAGGACGGCGCCCTGGTCGTCATGCACGACGCGGAGGTGGACCGTACGACCGACGGCACCGGGCCGATCGCCGAGAAGACCCTGGCCGAGCTGCGTGCCCTGGACGCGGGCCGCGGGGAGCGGGTGCCGGTCTTCGAGGAGGTACTCGACGCGGTGCGCACGCCGCTGCAGGCCGAGATCAAGGATGTGGCGGCGGCCCGGGCGCTCGCGGCGGTGATCGACGAGCGCGATCTGGTCGGGCGCGTGGAGGTGTCCTCGTTCCATGAGGAGGCGGTCGCCGAGATCGCCCGGCTGGTGCCGGGCGTGCGCACGGCGCTGATCGGGGACCGCTACGGCACGGACATCGTGGAGCGCGCGGTCGCCGTGGGCGCGGCGACCGTCTCCCTCAACATCCGCCGGCTCACCCTGGAGGTCGTCGAGCACGCCCGCGCGTCCGGCCTGCGGATCTTCGCCTGGGTCGTCAACACCCCGGAGCATCTGCGGCTGGTACGCGCGCTGGAGCTGGACGGCGCGACGACCGACTTTCCGCAGATCAAGCGCACCGGGCGGTTCACGGCCTGA
- a CDS encoding DUF6421 family protein yields MTEILVQAATGGQVPSLNRVIEHPAWPVLKDAVEQIRPWQSKDGSIDFEAEGAPAAAEAEAAVRRVVDAVEELSPLLPHDDAYHRALVKDLHRWAEGGFQVPDFLDSLLAFQPAANRADGLQHLVVFPMYTQNGNLDRNLEAVVLRMVWPDWLAELERTRYDNPLFCGISFEDFTSGYDTNSAVLFPETIAVREAPERFSWGGIFCDREAARFRRVTDAAVDILGLELPEDIAAMVHDQKRCEEAFVLWDMVHDRTHSHGDLPFDPFMIKQRQPFWMYGLEELRCDLTAFKEAVKLQADGVPQARDVQYAVLFDRMFRFPVTGDRVRNYDGLGGQLLFAYLHKHDVVRWTDNKLSIDWERAPQVTNQLCADIEKLYKDGIDRPKLVHWFAGYELVSTYLPPHPGSKWAKGPDALDLTQQPRKLVDDVLPDEFPLSMFYEALSKKLKNVIASTKGITADSAEPVAA; encoded by the coding sequence ATGACGGAAATTCTTGTGCAGGCGGCTACGGGAGGACAGGTTCCTTCGTTGAACAGGGTGATTGAGCACCCCGCCTGGCCCGTGCTCAAGGATGCCGTGGAGCAGATCCGGCCATGGCAGTCGAAGGACGGATCGATCGACTTCGAGGCCGAGGGTGCCCCCGCCGCGGCGGAGGCCGAGGCCGCCGTACGGCGTGTCGTCGACGCGGTCGAGGAGCTGTCCCCGCTGCTCCCGCACGACGACGCCTACCACCGGGCCCTGGTGAAGGACCTGCACCGCTGGGCCGAGGGTGGCTTCCAGGTACCGGACTTCCTGGACTCCCTGCTGGCCTTCCAGCCCGCCGCGAACCGCGCGGACGGCCTCCAGCACCTGGTCGTCTTCCCGATGTACACGCAGAACGGCAACCTGGACCGCAACCTGGAGGCGGTCGTCCTGCGCATGGTCTGGCCCGACTGGCTGGCCGAGCTGGAGCGCACCCGTTACGACAACCCGCTGTTCTGCGGCATCAGCTTCGAGGACTTCACCTCCGGCTACGACACCAACTCCGCGGTCCTGTTCCCGGAGACGATCGCCGTACGCGAAGCGCCGGAACGTTTCTCCTGGGGCGGCATCTTCTGCGACCGCGAGGCCGCACGCTTCCGCCGGGTCACCGACGCGGCCGTCGACATCCTGGGCCTGGAGCTGCCCGAGGACATCGCCGCGATGGTCCACGACCAGAAGCGCTGCGAAGAGGCCTTCGTGCTGTGGGACATGGTCCACGACCGCACCCACAGCCACGGTGACCTGCCCTTCGACCCGTTCATGATCAAGCAGCGCCAGCCGTTCTGGATGTACGGCCTGGAGGAGCTGCGCTGCGACCTCACCGCCTTCAAGGAGGCCGTGAAGCTCCAGGCGGACGGCGTCCCGCAGGCCCGTGACGTGCAGTACGCGGTGCTCTTCGACCGCATGTTCCGTTTCCCGGTCACCGGCGACCGCGTGCGCAACTACGACGGTCTCGGCGGCCAGCTGCTCTTCGCCTACCTGCACAAGCACGACGTCGTCCGCTGGACCGACAACAAGCTCTCCATCGACTGGGAGCGCGCCCCGCAGGTCACCAACCAGCTGTGCGCCGACATCGAGAAGCTGTACAAGGACGGCATCGACCGCCCGAAGCTCGTGCACTGGTTCGCCGGCTACGAGCTGGTCTCCACCTACCTGCCTCCGCACCCCGGCTCCAAGTGGGCCAAGGGTCCGGACGCCCTGGACCTGACCCAGCAGCCGCGCAAGCTCGTGGACGACGTGCTTCCGGACGAGTTTCCGCTGAGCATGTTCTACGAGGCCCTGTCCAAGAAGCTGAAGAATGTGATCGCCTCCACCAAGGGCATCACGGCGGACAGCGCCGAGCCGGTCGCCGCATGA
- a CDS encoding SDR family oxidoreductase encodes MSDGLQNTAQEGKNMVGNGSLSGAVIAVAGAGGPAGHATLIRLAEAGAVVVGADNNPERLAESVDAARYARGGATVTGETVDLLDLEDTRAWADRIEKDHGRIDGLVHLVGGWRGSANFAETDLADWDLLEKLLIRTVQHTSLAFFDGLQRSDRGRYLLISAAGASKPTAGNAAYAASKAAAEAWTLAMADGFRKAGGEEGPRAAAAILVVKALVHDAMRAERPNAKFAGFTDVKDLAEAIEGVWSKPAGEVNGNRLWLTEKP; translated from the coding sequence ATGAGCGACGGCCTCCAGAACACTGCTCAAGAGGGGAAGAACATGGTGGGGAACGGGTCTCTCAGTGGTGCGGTGATCGCGGTGGCCGGCGCGGGTGGACCCGCCGGACACGCGACGCTGATCCGGCTCGCCGAGGCCGGTGCGGTCGTCGTCGGTGCCGACAACAATCCCGAGCGCCTGGCGGAGTCCGTGGACGCGGCCCGCTACGCACGCGGCGGCGCCACGGTCACCGGGGAGACGGTCGACCTGCTCGACCTGGAGGACACCCGGGCGTGGGCCGACCGTATCGAGAAGGACCACGGCCGGATCGACGGCCTGGTGCACCTGGTCGGCGGCTGGCGCGGCAGCGCGAACTTCGCCGAGACCGACCTCGCCGACTGGGACCTGCTGGAGAAGCTGCTGATCCGCACGGTCCAGCACACCTCCCTGGCCTTCTTCGACGGTCTCCAGCGCAGCGACCGCGGCCGCTATCTGCTGATCAGCGCCGCGGGTGCGTCGAAGCCGACGGCGGGCAACGCCGCGTATGCCGCGTCCAAGGCCGCCGCCGAGGCCTGGACGCTGGCCATGGCGGACGGCTTCCGCAAGGCCGGGGGCGAGGAGGGTCCGCGTGCGGCTGCTGCCATCCTGGTGGTGAAGGCGCTGGTGCACGACGCGATGCGCGCCGAACGCCCCAACGCGAAGTTCGCGGGCTTCACGGACGTCAAGGACCTGGCCGAGGCCATCGAGGGCGTCTGGAGCAAGCCCGCCGGTGAAGTGAACGGAAACCGTCTGTGGCTGACCGAGAAGCCGTGA